One window of the Bactrocera tryoni isolate S06 unplaced genomic scaffold, CSIRO_BtryS06_freeze2 scaffold_282, whole genome shotgun sequence genome contains the following:
- the LOC120781105 gene encoding uncharacterized protein LOC120781105, with the protein MGSIRAFTTAADALLEFEESFNPTANNQSAYSLEVQQAELKSLWAEKQHQQHQQQQQQQQDHASNDGKTNDAPGSSNHTDTHGGAFRAPGVGMQSHNGDQVSGSSSSQQHNPLAHLQAFHGGLHSHLLCRQQHAAAAMQRESAKAKRRKNRDPDKLFLLSLYEEIKRVPEEIRLNVKGELVQVLKKHQKKPPVKQEEPQSLTHAQSTASSTGKPSTTITNDKIQLSHNAQITHS; encoded by the exons atggGATCAATCAGAGCCTTTACCACAGCTGCAGACGCTCTACTGGAGTTTGAGGAATCTTTTAATCCAACAGCAAACAATCAAAGTGCCTACTCTCTTGAAGTTCAACAAGCTGAACTGAAATCTCTGTGGGCAGAG AAACAACATCAGCAgcatcaacagcagcagcagcaacaacaggatCATGCCAGCAATGATGGCAAAACCAATGATGCGCCCGGCTCATCGAATCACACCGATACACATGGTGGCGCATTTCGAGCACCCGGCGTTGGGATGCAATCGCACAACGGTGACCAGGTATCTGGCAGCAGTTCGTCACAACAACATAATCCGCTGGCACACCTACAGGCATTCCACGGCGGCCTGCACTCGCATCTGTTGTGCCGCCAACAACATGCTGCAGCCGCAATGCAACGAGAATCCGCAAAAGCAAAAAGACGGAAGAATCGTGATCCTGACAAGCTCTTCTTGCTCTCACTCTACGAGGAGATCAAACGTGTGCCCGAAGAGATACGACTCAATGTCAAGGGCGAACTCGTACAGGTGCTCAAAAAACACCAGAAAAAACCACCGGTGAAACAAGAGGAACCCCAATCACTAACACATGCACAATCCACAGCGTCGTCAACGGGCAAACCAAGTACGACCATCACAAATGACAAGATACAATTGTCACACAATGCACAAATAACGCACAGCAG